The proteins below come from a single Crossiella sp. CA-258035 genomic window:
- a CDS encoding FAD-dependent monooxygenase, whose product MSSNEERTPVLITGGGLAGLTASLFLSSQGIDSILVDKHPGPSLQGRARGINVRTTEIYRAFGIADAVYEAGRPFERDEGGVHCQSIAGEWHWLFRGGTAVSYDELSAGRLCLADQSSVEPVLIEAARARGADQRFSTELLSFTETADGVHAVTKDRTTGVERRIHADYLIGADGNRSTVRGQLGIHRDGPGVAGDYLAVLFDADLSELIPERAILWFVVNPEAPPAFLTTTANPNRWAAAFSYDAATQDPAGFTPERLTAMVHTLLGRADIPLDIVDVTPWQQFIGVAERFRQGRVFLAGDSAHVWPPAGAYGANTGVQDSHNLAWKLAAVLKGWASPALLDSYEPERRPLAQAFMDITVARQAHRTSSNPEQEVKDDLRWMFGQRYTSPAILGRPFDTPFADDHLPPATPGHRAPHLWLDRDGARIALHDLPSTGFTLLTGPDGEAWPQAAKEVAAELNVPITAHRIGTDLLDPENQWPTRYALPEGAVLLRPDGYIAWRTETGANPHQQLHDALRRLLHP is encoded by the coding sequence ATGAGCAGCAACGAAGAACGGACGCCGGTGCTCATCACCGGTGGTGGCCTGGCCGGCCTGACCGCCTCGCTTTTCCTGTCCTCCCAAGGAATCGACTCGATCCTGGTGGACAAGCACCCCGGCCCGTCGCTACAGGGCAGGGCGCGCGGGATCAACGTGCGGACCACGGAGATCTACCGCGCCTTCGGCATCGCGGACGCGGTGTACGAGGCGGGCAGACCGTTCGAGCGGGACGAGGGCGGGGTGCACTGCCAGTCCATCGCGGGCGAGTGGCACTGGCTGTTCCGCGGCGGCACCGCGGTGAGCTACGACGAGCTGAGCGCGGGCAGGCTGTGCCTGGCCGACCAGAGCTCGGTGGAGCCGGTGCTGATCGAGGCCGCCCGCGCCCGCGGCGCGGACCAGCGGTTCAGCACCGAGCTGTTGTCCTTCACCGAGACCGCCGACGGCGTGCACGCGGTGACCAAGGACCGGACCACCGGCGTGGAACGGCGGATCCACGCGGACTACCTGATCGGCGCGGACGGCAACCGCAGCACGGTCCGCGGCCAGCTGGGCATCCACCGCGACGGCCCGGGGGTGGCCGGCGACTACCTCGCCGTGCTCTTCGACGCCGACCTGTCCGAGCTGATCCCCGAACGCGCCATCCTGTGGTTCGTGGTCAACCCCGAGGCCCCACCGGCCTTCCTGACCACCACCGCGAACCCGAACCGCTGGGCGGCCGCCTTCAGCTACGACGCGGCCACCCAGGACCCGGCCGGGTTCACCCCGGAGCGGCTGACGGCCATGGTGCACACCCTGCTGGGCCGCGCGGACATCCCGCTCGACATCGTCGACGTGACTCCGTGGCAGCAGTTCATCGGCGTGGCGGAGCGTTTCCGCCAGGGCCGGGTGTTCCTGGCCGGGGACAGCGCGCACGTGTGGCCCCCGGCCGGCGCCTACGGCGCGAACACCGGCGTCCAGGACTCGCACAACCTGGCCTGGAAGCTCGCCGCGGTGCTCAAGGGCTGGGCCAGCCCCGCCCTGCTGGACAGCTACGAACCGGAACGCCGCCCCCTGGCCCAGGCGTTCATGGACATCACGGTCGCCCGCCAGGCCCACCGCACCAGCTCGAACCCGGAGCAGGAGGTCAAGGACGACCTGCGCTGGATGTTCGGCCAGCGCTACACCTCCCCCGCCATCCTGGGCCGGCCCTTCGACACCCCCTTCGCCGACGACCACCTGCCCCCGGCCACCCCCGGCCACCGCGCCCCGCACCTGTGGCTGGACCGCGACGGCGCCCGCATCGCCCTGCACGACCTCCCCAGCACCGGCTTCACCCTCCTCACCGGCCCCGACGGCGAGGCATGGCCGCAAGCCGCCAAGGAAGTCGCCGCGGAACTCAACGTCCCGATCACCGCACACCGCATCGGCACCGACCTGCTCGACCCGGAAAACCAGTGGCCAACCCGCTACGCCCTCCCCGAAGGCGCGGTCCTGCTCCGCCCAGACGGCTACATCGCCTGGCGCACCGAAACCGGCGCCAACCCCCACCAGCAGCTCCACGACGCCCTGCGCCGCCTGCTGCACCCCTGA
- a CDS encoding PadR family transcriptional regulator — protein MTTPIRRSPLALTVLCLVIEAPLHAYRMQQLIKERGKDRVVNVRQRASVYQTIERLLKAGLIKVKETERADNRPERTVYEIGPHGLETARTWLREMFTATGTEFPEFPAAVAFMPLLEPEEIRALLEVRAAKLAEAVQEIDTVVAEASAGGLPRLFLLEEEYQRATLGAQLDWCRATVAELAAGRITWSEDWLREIGANFISAPDEGESS, from the coding sequence ATGACAACCCCGATTCGCCGTTCTCCGCTCGCGCTGACCGTGTTGTGCTTGGTCATCGAGGCTCCGCTGCACGCGTACCGGATGCAGCAGCTGATCAAGGAGCGCGGCAAGGACCGGGTTGTCAACGTCCGTCAGCGGGCCAGCGTCTACCAGACGATCGAGCGCCTGCTGAAGGCCGGACTGATCAAGGTCAAGGAGACCGAACGCGCCGACAACCGGCCGGAGCGCACCGTCTACGAGATCGGCCCGCACGGGCTGGAGACGGCCCGCACCTGGCTGCGCGAGATGTTCACCGCCACCGGCACCGAGTTCCCGGAGTTCCCGGCCGCGGTGGCCTTCATGCCGCTGCTGGAACCGGAAGAGATCCGCGCGCTGCTGGAGGTGCGCGCGGCCAAGCTCGCCGAGGCGGTCCAGGAGATCGACACGGTGGTGGCGGAGGCATCGGCCGGTGGCCTGCCCCGGCTGTTCCTGCTGGAGGAGGAGTACCAGCGGGCCACCCTGGGCGCCCAGCTCGACTGGTGCCGGGCCACGGTCGCCGAACTGGCGGCCGGCCGGATCACCTGGAGCGAGGACTGGCTGCGCGAGATCGGCGCGAACTTCATCTCAGCACCCGACGAGGGGGAATCGTCATGA
- a CDS encoding class I SAM-dependent methyltransferase: MATSFPRIVDSAFGHPRGLAGRIGGAIMVRAGAATERELVAEAGLRPTDTVLVLGPGPGVGLAEAARVAAAGRVIGVDPAEEMLRQCRQRCAEQASTGHVRLHRGDAEDTGQPEASVDVLLTVNTVHLWRDRTRALAELYRVLRPGGRLIMSTHRMLLDGRPATLRLDVECAGFARVLLRLNDRRGLLGPSYELTACRPENR, translated from the coding sequence ATGGCTACTTCCTTCCCGCGGATCGTGGACTCCGCGTTCGGGCATCCCCGCGGCCTCGCCGGCCGGATCGGTGGCGCGATCATGGTGCGCGCCGGCGCCGCCACCGAGCGGGAGCTGGTGGCCGAGGCGGGGTTACGGCCCACTGACACGGTGCTCGTGCTCGGCCCAGGACCGGGTGTCGGGCTGGCCGAGGCGGCCAGGGTGGCCGCGGCCGGGCGGGTGATCGGGGTCGACCCGGCCGAGGAGATGCTGCGCCAGTGCCGTCAGCGCTGCGCCGAACAGGCCAGCACCGGACACGTGCGGCTGCACCGGGGCGACGCCGAGGACACCGGGCAGCCGGAGGCGAGCGTGGACGTGCTGCTGACGGTGAACACGGTGCACCTGTGGCGGGACCGGACCAGGGCGCTGGCCGAGCTGTACCGGGTGCTGCGGCCGGGCGGCCGGTTGATCATGTCCACGCACCGGATGCTGCTCGACGGCAGACCGGCCACGCTGCGGCTGGACGTGGAGTGCGCCGGGTTCGCCAGGGTGCTGCTGCGGCTCAACGACCGCCGCGGCCTGCTCGGCCCCAGTTACGAGCTGACCGCCTGCCGCCCCGAGAACCGGTAG
- a CDS encoding nuclear transport factor 2 family protein yields MQEFLDPDIVLHQAEGLPYGGQWRGPAGLARFMAVMARTWASFEILAQERLVDGDRVVVLSQVRARGRATGVELEFPILQFIRLREGRLAEVRPFYWDTAAVAAACTGR; encoded by the coding sequence GTGCAGGAGTTCCTCGACCCGGACATCGTGCTGCACCAGGCCGAGGGCCTGCCCTACGGCGGGCAGTGGCGCGGGCCGGCCGGACTCGCCCGGTTCATGGCGGTGATGGCGCGGACCTGGGCCTCGTTCGAGATCCTGGCCCAGGAACGGCTGGTCGACGGGGACCGGGTGGTCGTGCTCAGTCAGGTCAGGGCACGTGGCCGGGCCACCGGGGTCGAGCTGGAGTTCCCGATCCTGCAGTTCATCCGGCTGCGGGAGGGGCGGCTGGCGGAGGTCAGGCCGTTCTACTGGGACACCGCCGCGGTAGCCGCTGCGTGCACTGGCCGCTAG